The segment AATTTGAAGAAGTAAAAGATGAATTGGCACAATATAACATCAAAGGGATGACCGTTACCAATGTTATCGGCTGTGGTCTTCAACAGGGTAAAACAGAAGTTTATCGCGGCAGTTCATACACTATTAACCTGTTACCTAAAGTTAAAATTGAGATGGTTGTGAGAGACCAAGAGGTGGAGCAGATTGTTGAGATTATTAAAAAGCAGT is part of the Metallumcola ferriviriculae genome and harbors:
- a CDS encoding P-II family nitrogen regulator produces the protein MKKVECIIRPAKFEEVKDELAQYNIKGMTVTNVIGCGLQQGKTEVYRGSSYTINLLPKVKIEMVVRDQEVEQIVEIIKKQSYTGEIGDGKIFIYPVEQAIRIRTGESAEDAL